From a region of the Xyrauchen texanus isolate HMW12.3.18 chromosome 39, RBS_HiC_50CHRs, whole genome shotgun sequence genome:
- the LOC127632807 gene encoding myelin and lymphocyte protein-like, producing MVSNTGQMGYLPSGGAIFCTIPDILYLPELVFGGLVWCLIASTYILPYNPQAYVIAVSIFCFVMTFLWMMIFACGSHHNKSSWAGADVAYHGFAAFLYLSVSVLLALLTIGFGLIEGGKDTLIYKLDVAAVVFSFFTTLLYFIHTIFSAIRWKSF from the exons ATGGTGTCTAATACAGGGCAAATGGGCTACCTGCCAAGCGGAGGTGCGATATTCTGCACCATACCCGACATTCTATACCTGCCAGAGCTT gtCTTTGGCGGACTGGTGTGGTGCCTGATAGCATCTACGTACATATTACCTTACAACCCCCAGGCATATGTGATTGCTGTGTccattttttgctttgtcatgacCTTCCTCTGGATGATGATATTCGCCTGTGGGTCACATCATAACAAAAGCTCTTGGGCAGGCGCG GATGTAGCATACCATGGATTTGCAGCATTCCTCTATCTCAGTGTGTCTGTGCTTCTAGCTTTGTTAACCATTGGCTTCGGTCTAATAGAGGGAGGCAAAGATACGCTTATTTACAAGCTGGATGTAGCTGCTGTG GTGTTTTCCTTTTTCACGACTCTACTGTATTTCATCCACACCATTTTCTCAGCCATCAGATGGAAATCCTTCTAA